From Odontesthes bonariensis isolate fOdoBon6 chromosome 21, fOdoBon6.hap1, whole genome shotgun sequence, a single genomic window includes:
- the LOC142372022 gene encoding NACHT, LRR and PYD domains-containing protein 3-like isoform X2, producing MDQCEDTKTSLCGEHESQSKAQRNQPGPEPEPEPEPEPEPEPSCVSFKSNRSNLRFINFQHDVPSDKHSYQRPEPSCVSMQSDRSKGRLINFKADQRARSQSYQRPEPEPEPEPEPEPSCVSFKSDRSNPRSINFQQDVPSDKQIIQRRKPEPEPSCVSMQSDESIDRLIDFKADQRSRPQRVDQQSSEGPSGPSAQQHQTQLNSIFMLLEDNMLTFVKEELKKMQKALSPDYPECLESQREGEDEEQRWSREALVKITVHFLRRMKQEELADRLQSKLVAAVCERKVKCALKKKFQCVFEGIPKAGKPTLLNQIYTELYITEGGSGEVNDEHEVRQIEAASRKAGRAETSIRQEDIFKGPPGRDEPIRTVLTKGVAGIGKTVLTQKFTLDWAEGKANQDIHFMFPFTFRELNVLRERKFSLVELVHHFFTETKAAGICSFEQFQVVFIFDGLDECRLPLDFHSKEPLADATEPTSVDVLLTNLIRGKLLPSARLWITTRPAAANQIPSSCVGMVTEVRGFTDPQKEEYFRKRFRGKKQASRIISHIQTSRSLHIMCHIPVFCWITATVLEDVLDTREGAELPSTLTEMYIHFLVVQAKVKKLKYDGGAATDPHWSPESRKMIESLGKLAFEQLQKGNLIFYESDLTECGIDISAASVYSGVFTQIFREERGLYQEKVFCFIHLSVQEFLAALHVHLTFINSGLNLMGEQQKRFKSFKDKKNLKYLHQSAVNKALESPNGHLDLFLRFLLGLSLQTNQRLLRGLLTQTGSSSQTNQETVDHIKEKIGENLSAERSINLFHCLNELNDRSLVKEIQQSLSSGRLSTDELSPAQWSALGFILLSSGKHLDVFELKKYSASEEVLLRLLPVVKASNKAVLSDCNLSERSCAALSSALSSQSSSLTELDLSNNNLQDSGLKQLSVGLQSPNCNLEALSLSGCLITEEGCAFLVSALTSNPSHLRELDLSYNHPGDSAVKQLSAGLEDPQWRLDTLRVEPAGERWLTPGLRKYSCQLTIDTNTVNRELKLSDNNRKVTRVKEDQSYPDHPDRFDNWPQFLCRNVLTGRWYWEVERRGDVDISVSYRGISRRGGGRDREFGRNGQSWSLFCSDGGKYSVWHNNRERSIPSSSSSSSSSSSVCNRAAVYVDRPAGTLSFYRVSSDTLIHLHTFSTTFTEEPLHPGFGFWSPGSWLSLC from the exons atggatcagtgtgaggacactaaaacctctctgtgtggggaacatgagagccagagcaaagctcagag gaaccaacctggacctgaacctgaacctgaacctgaacctgaacctgaacctgaacccagctgtgtgtcctttaagagcaACAGGTCCAATCTTCGGTTCATTAATTTCCAACATGATGTCCCATCAGACAAACA CAGCTATCAGAgacctgaacccagctgtgtgtccatgcaGAGCGACAGGTCAAAGggtcgtcttattaactttaaAGCAGACCAACGTGCACGGTCTCAGAG CTATCagagacctgaacctgaacctgaacctgaacctgaacctgaacccagctgtgtgtcctttaagagcgacAGGTCCAATCCTCGGTCAATTAATTTCCAACAAGATGTCCCATCAGACAAACA gaTTATACAGAGACgcaaacctgaacctgaacccagctgtgtgtccatgcaAAGCGATGAATCAATCGATCGTCTTATTGACTTTAAAGCAGACCAACGTTCCCGGCCTCAGAG agtggaccagcagagctcagagggtcccagtggtccgtctgcccagcagcatcaaacacagctgaactccatatttatg ctgctggaggacaacatgctcacttttgtgaaggaggagctgaagaagatgcagaaggctctgagtccagattacccagaatgcttagagagtcagagggagggtgaggatgaagagcagaggtggagcagagaggcattagtgaagatcacagttcacttcctgaggagaatgaagcaggaggagctggctgaccgtctgcagagca aacttgttgctgcagtttgtgaacgtaaagttaaatgtgctctgaagaagaagttccagtgtgtgtttgaggggattcctaaagcaggaaagccaacccttctgaatcagatctacacagagctctacatcacagagggagggagcggagaggtcaatgatgaacatgaggtcagacagattgaagcagcatccaggaaagcaggcagagcagaaacatccatcagacaagaagacatctttaaaggcccacctggaagagatgaaccaatcagaacagtgctgacaaagggagtggctggcattgggaaaacagtcttaacacagaagttcactctggactgggctgaaggcaaagccaaccaggacatccacttcatgtttccattcactttcagagagctgaatgtgctgagagagagaaagttcagcttggtggagcttgttcatcacttctttactgagaccaaagcagcaggaatctgcagctttgaacagttccaggttgtgttcatctttgacggtctggatgagtgtcgacttcctctggacttccacagcaaggagcccctggctgatgctacagagcccacctcagtggatgtgctgctgacaaacctcatcagggggaagctgcttccctctgctcgcctctggataaccacacgacctgcagcagccaatcagatcccttcTAGCTGcgttggcatggtgacagaggtcagagggttcactgaccctcagaaggaggagtacttcaggaagaggtTCAGAGGTAAgaagcaggccagcaggatcatctcccacatccagacatcccgaagcctccacatcatgtgccacatcccggtcttctgctggatcactgctacagttctggaggatgtgttggacaccagagagggagcagagctgcccagcaccctgactgagatgtacatccacttcctggtggttcaggccaaagtgaagaagctcaagtatgatggaggagctgcgacagatccacactggagtccagagagcaggaagatgattgagtctctgggaaaactggcttttgagcagctgcagaaaggaaacctgatcttctatgaatcagacctgacagagtgtggcatcgatatctcagcagcctcagtgtactcaggagtgttcacacagatctttagagaggagagagggctgtaccaggagaaggtgttctgcttcatccatctgagtgttcaggagtttctggctgctcttcatgtgcatctgaccttcatcaactctggactcaacctgatggGAGAACAACAAAAGAGGTTTAAATcattcaaagacaaaaaaaatctaaagtatctccatcagagtgctgtgaacaaggccttagagagtccaaatggacacctggacctgttcctgcgcttcctcctgggtctttccctgcagaccaatcagaggctcctacgaggcctgctgacacagacaggaagtagctcacagaccaatcaggaaacagtcgaTCACATCAAGGAGAAGATCGGtgagaatctgtctgcagagagaagcatcaatctgttccactgtctgaatgaactgaatgatcgttctctggtgaAGGAGATCCAACAGTCCCTGAGTTCAGGACGTCTCTCCACAGATgaactgtctcctgctcagtggtcagctctgggcttcatcttactgtcatcaggaaaacatctggatgtgtttgagctgaagaaatactctgcttcagaggaggttcttctgaggctgctgccagtggtcaaagcctccaacaaagctgt ACTGAGcgactgtaacctctcagagagaagctgtgcagctctgtcctcagctctcagctcccagtcctccagcctgacagaactggacctgagtaacaacaacctgcaggattcagggctgaagcagctgtctgttggacTGCAGAGTCCAAACTGTAACCTGGAAGCTCTCAG cctgtcaggctgtctgatcacagaggaaggctgtgcttttctggtctcagctctgacctccaacccctcccatctgagagagctggacctgagctacaaccatccaggagacTCAGCAGTGAAGCAGCTCTCAGCTGGACTGGAGGATCCACAGTGGAGGCTGGACACTCTCAG ggtggagcctgctggagaacgatggctgacaccagggctgaggaagt attcctgccaactcacaatcgacacaaacacagtgaacagagaactgaaactgtctgacaacaacaggaaggtgacacgtGTGAAGGAGGatcagtcatatcctgatcatccagacaggtttgatAACTGGCCTCAGTTtctgtgtagaaatgttctgactggtcgtTGGTACTGGGAGgttgagaggagaggagacgtTGATATATCAGTtagttacagaggaatcagcaggagaggaggaggcagagaccGTGAGTTTGGAAGGAATGGTCAGTCCTGGAGTCTGttctgctctgatggaggtaaatACTCTGTCTGGCACAATAACAGAGAAAGAtccatcccctcctcctcctcctcctcctcctcctcctcctctgtctgtaacagagcagcagtgtatgtggaccgtcctgctggcactctgtcattctacagagtctcctctgacacactgatccacctccacaccttcagcaccacattcactgaagaacctctgcatcctggatttgGGTTCTGGTCACCTGGttcctggttgtctctgtgctga
- the LOC142372022 gene encoding NLR family CARD domain-containing protein 3-like isoform X7 encodes MRLIICIMCEIYQRPEPEPEPEPEPEPSCVSFKSDRSNPRSINFQQDVPSDKQIIQRRKPEPEPSCVSMQSDESIDRLIDFKADQRSRPQRVDQQSSEGPSGPSAQQHQTQLNSIFMLLEDNMLTFVKEELKKMQKALSPDYPECLESQREGEDEEQRWSREALVKITVHFLRRMKQEELADRLQSKLVAAVCERKVKCALKKKFQCVFEGIPKAGKPTLLNQIYTELYITEGGSGEVNDEHEVRQIEAASRKAGRAETSIRQEDIFKGPPGRDEPIRTVLTKGVAGIGKTVLTQKFTLDWAEGKANQDIHFMFPFTFRELNVLRERKFSLVELVHHFFTETKAAGICSFEQFQVVFIFDGLDECRLPLDFHSKEPLADATEPTSVDVLLTNLIRGKLLPSARLWITTRPAAANQIPSSCVGMVTEVRGFTDPQKEEYFRKRFRGKKQASRIISHIQTSRSLHIMCHIPVFCWITATVLEDVLDTREGAELPSTLTEMYIHFLVVQAKVKKLKYDGGAATDPHWSPESRKMIESLGKLAFEQLQKGNLIFYESDLTECGIDISAASVYSGVFTQIFREERGLYQEKVFCFIHLSVQEFLAALHVHLTFINSGLNLMGEQQKRFKSFKDKKNLKYLHQSAVNKALESPNGHLDLFLRFLLGLSLQTNQRLLRGLLTQTGSSSQTNQETVDHIKEKIGENLSAERSINLFHCLNELNDRSLVKEIQQSLSSGRLSTDELSPAQWSALGFILLSSGKHLDVFELKKYSASEEVLLRLLPVVKASNKAVLSDCNLSERSCAALSSALSSQSSSLTELDLSNNNLQDSGLKQLSVGLQSPNCNLEALSLSGCLITEEGCAFLVSALTSNPSHLRELDLSYNHPGDSAVKQLSAGLEDPQWRLDTLRVEPAGERWLTPGLRKYSCQLTIDTNTVNRELKLSDNNRKVTRVKEDQSYPDHPDRFDNWPQFLCRNVLTGRWYWEVERRGDVDISVSYRGISRRGGGRDREFGRNGQSWSLFCSDGGKYSVWHNNRERSIPSSSSSSSSSSSVCNRAAVYVDRPAGTLSFYRVSSDTLIHLHTFSTTFTEEPLHPGFGFWSPGSWLSLC; translated from the exons ATGAGATTAATTATCTGCATCATGTGTGAAAT CTATCagagacctgaacctgaacctgaacctgaacctgaacctgaacccagctgtgtgtcctttaagagcgacAGGTCCAATCCTCGGTCAATTAATTTCCAACAAGATGTCCCATCAGACAAACA gaTTATACAGAGACgcaaacctgaacctgaacccagctgtgtgtccatgcaAAGCGATGAATCAATCGATCGTCTTATTGACTTTAAAGCAGACCAACGTTCCCGGCCTCAGAG agtggaccagcagagctcagagggtcccagtggtccgtctgcccagcagcatcaaacacagctgaactccatatttatg ctgctggaggacaacatgctcacttttgtgaaggaggagctgaagaagatgcagaaggctctgagtccagattacccagaatgcttagagagtcagagggagggtgaggatgaagagcagaggtggagcagagaggcattagtgaagatcacagttcacttcctgaggagaatgaagcaggaggagctggctgaccgtctgcagagca aacttgttgctgcagtttgtgaacgtaaagttaaatgtgctctgaagaagaagttccagtgtgtgtttgaggggattcctaaagcaggaaagccaacccttctgaatcagatctacacagagctctacatcacagagggagggagcggagaggtcaatgatgaacatgaggtcagacagattgaagcagcatccaggaaagcaggcagagcagaaacatccatcagacaagaagacatctttaaaggcccacctggaagagatgaaccaatcagaacagtgctgacaaagggagtggctggcattgggaaaacagtcttaacacagaagttcactctggactgggctgaaggcaaagccaaccaggacatccacttcatgtttccattcactttcagagagctgaatgtgctgagagagagaaagttcagcttggtggagcttgttcatcacttctttactgagaccaaagcagcaggaatctgcagctttgaacagttccaggttgtgttcatctttgacggtctggatgagtgtcgacttcctctggacttccacagcaaggagcccctggctgatgctacagagcccacctcagtggatgtgctgctgacaaacctcatcagggggaagctgcttccctctgctcgcctctggataaccacacgacctgcagcagccaatcagatcccttcTAGCTGcgttggcatggtgacagaggtcagagggttcactgaccctcagaaggaggagtacttcaggaagaggtTCAGAGGTAAgaagcaggccagcaggatcatctcccacatccagacatcccgaagcctccacatcatgtgccacatcccggtcttctgctggatcactgctacagttctggaggatgtgttggacaccagagagggagcagagctgcccagcaccctgactgagatgtacatccacttcctggtggttcaggccaaagtgaagaagctcaagtatgatggaggagctgcgacagatccacactggagtccagagagcaggaagatgattgagtctctgggaaaactggcttttgagcagctgcagaaaggaaacctgatcttctatgaatcagacctgacagagtgtggcatcgatatctcagcagcctcagtgtactcaggagtgttcacacagatctttagagaggagagagggctgtaccaggagaaggtgttctgcttcatccatctgagtgttcaggagtttctggctgctcttcatgtgcatctgaccttcatcaactctggactcaacctgatggGAGAACAACAAAAGAGGTTTAAATcattcaaagacaaaaaaaatctaaagtatctccatcagagtgctgtgaacaaggccttagagagtccaaatggacacctggacctgttcctgcgcttcctcctgggtctttccctgcagaccaatcagaggctcctacgaggcctgctgacacagacaggaagtagctcacagaccaatcaggaaacagtcgaTCACATCAAGGAGAAGATCGGtgagaatctgtctgcagagagaagcatcaatctgttccactgtctgaatgaactgaatgatcgttctctggtgaAGGAGATCCAACAGTCCCTGAGTTCAGGACGTCTCTCCACAGATgaactgtctcctgctcagtggtcagctctgggcttcatcttactgtcatcaggaaaacatctggatgtgtttgagctgaagaaatactctgcttcagaggaggttcttctgaggctgctgccagtggtcaaagcctccaacaaagctgt ACTGAGcgactgtaacctctcagagagaagctgtgcagctctgtcctcagctctcagctcccagtcctccagcctgacagaactggacctgagtaacaacaacctgcaggattcagggctgaagcagctgtctgttggacTGCAGAGTCCAAACTGTAACCTGGAAGCTCTCAG cctgtcaggctgtctgatcacagaggaaggctgtgcttttctggtctcagctctgacctccaacccctcccatctgagagagctggacctgagctacaaccatccaggagacTCAGCAGTGAAGCAGCTCTCAGCTGGACTGGAGGATCCACAGTGGAGGCTGGACACTCTCAG ggtggagcctgctggagaacgatggctgacaccagggctgaggaagt attcctgccaactcacaatcgacacaaacacagtgaacagagaactgaaactgtctgacaacaacaggaaggtgacacgtGTGAAGGAGGatcagtcatatcctgatcatccagacaggtttgatAACTGGCCTCAGTTtctgtgtagaaatgttctgactggtcgtTGGTACTGGGAGgttgagaggagaggagacgtTGATATATCAGTtagttacagaggaatcagcaggagaggaggaggcagagaccGTGAGTTTGGAAGGAATGGTCAGTCCTGGAGTCTGttctgctctgatggaggtaaatACTCTGTCTGGCACAATAACAGAGAAAGAtccatcccctcctcctcctcctcctcctcctcctcctcctctgtctgtaacagagcagcagtgtatgtggaccgtcctgctggcactctgtcattctacagagtctcctctgacacactgatccacctccacaccttcagcaccacattcactgaagaacctctgcatcctggatttgGGTTCTGGTCACCTGGttcctggttgtctctgtgctga
- the LOC142372022 gene encoding NACHT, LRR and PYD domains-containing protein 3-like isoform X3 — protein MDQCEDTKTSLCGEHESQSKAQRNQPGPEPEPEPEPEPEPEPSCVSFKSNRSNLRFINFQHDVPSDKHYQRPEPSCVSMQSDRSKGRLINFKADQRARSQSSYQRPEPEPEPEPEPEPSCVSFKSDRSNPRSINFQQDVPSDKQIIQRRKPEPEPSCVSMQSDESIDRLIDFKADQRSRPQRVDQQSSEGPSGPSAQQHQTQLNSIFMLLEDNMLTFVKEELKKMQKALSPDYPECLESQREGEDEEQRWSREALVKITVHFLRRMKQEELADRLQSKLVAAVCERKVKCALKKKFQCVFEGIPKAGKPTLLNQIYTELYITEGGSGEVNDEHEVRQIEAASRKAGRAETSIRQEDIFKGPPGRDEPIRTVLTKGVAGIGKTVLTQKFTLDWAEGKANQDIHFMFPFTFRELNVLRERKFSLVELVHHFFTETKAAGICSFEQFQVVFIFDGLDECRLPLDFHSKEPLADATEPTSVDVLLTNLIRGKLLPSARLWITTRPAAANQIPSSCVGMVTEVRGFTDPQKEEYFRKRFRGKKQASRIISHIQTSRSLHIMCHIPVFCWITATVLEDVLDTREGAELPSTLTEMYIHFLVVQAKVKKLKYDGGAATDPHWSPESRKMIESLGKLAFEQLQKGNLIFYESDLTECGIDISAASVYSGVFTQIFREERGLYQEKVFCFIHLSVQEFLAALHVHLTFINSGLNLMGEQQKRFKSFKDKKNLKYLHQSAVNKALESPNGHLDLFLRFLLGLSLQTNQRLLRGLLTQTGSSSQTNQETVDHIKEKIGENLSAERSINLFHCLNELNDRSLVKEIQQSLSSGRLSTDELSPAQWSALGFILLSSGKHLDVFELKKYSASEEVLLRLLPVVKASNKAVLSDCNLSERSCAALSSALSSQSSSLTELDLSNNNLQDSGLKQLSVGLQSPNCNLEALSLSGCLITEEGCAFLVSALTSNPSHLRELDLSYNHPGDSAVKQLSAGLEDPQWRLDTLRVEPAGERWLTPGLRKYSCQLTIDTNTVNRELKLSDNNRKVTRVKEDQSYPDHPDRFDNWPQFLCRNVLTGRWYWEVERRGDVDISVSYRGISRRGGGRDREFGRNGQSWSLFCSDGGKYSVWHNNRERSIPSSSSSSSSSSSVCNRAAVYVDRPAGTLSFYRVSSDTLIHLHTFSTTFTEEPLHPGFGFWSPGSWLSLC, from the exons atggatcagtgtgaggacactaaaacctctctgtgtggggaacatgagagccagagcaaagctcagag gaaccaacctggacctgaacctgaacctgaacctgaacctgaacctgaacctgaacccagctgtgtgtcctttaagagcaACAGGTCCAATCTTCGGTTCATTAATTTCCAACATGATGTCCCATCAGACAAACA CTATCAGAgacctgaacccagctgtgtgtccatgcaGAGCGACAGGTCAAAGggtcgtcttattaactttaaAGCAGACCAACGTGCACGGTCTCAGAG cAGCTATCagagacctgaacctgaacctgaacctgaacctgaacctgaacccagctgtgtgtcctttaagagcgacAGGTCCAATCCTCGGTCAATTAATTTCCAACAAGATGTCCCATCAGACAAACA gaTTATACAGAGACgcaaacctgaacctgaacccagctgtgtgtccatgcaAAGCGATGAATCAATCGATCGTCTTATTGACTTTAAAGCAGACCAACGTTCCCGGCCTCAGAG agtggaccagcagagctcagagggtcccagtggtccgtctgcccagcagcatcaaacacagctgaactccatatttatg ctgctggaggacaacatgctcacttttgtgaaggaggagctgaagaagatgcagaaggctctgagtccagattacccagaatgcttagagagtcagagggagggtgaggatgaagagcagaggtggagcagagaggcattagtgaagatcacagttcacttcctgaggagaatgaagcaggaggagctggctgaccgtctgcagagca aacttgttgctgcagtttgtgaacgtaaagttaaatgtgctctgaagaagaagttccagtgtgtgtttgaggggattcctaaagcaggaaagccaacccttctgaatcagatctacacagagctctacatcacagagggagggagcggagaggtcaatgatgaacatgaggtcagacagattgaagcagcatccaggaaagcaggcagagcagaaacatccatcagacaagaagacatctttaaaggcccacctggaagagatgaaccaatcagaacagtgctgacaaagggagtggctggcattgggaaaacagtcttaacacagaagttcactctggactgggctgaaggcaaagccaaccaggacatccacttcatgtttccattcactttcagagagctgaatgtgctgagagagagaaagttcagcttggtggagcttgttcatcacttctttactgagaccaaagcagcaggaatctgcagctttgaacagttccaggttgtgttcatctttgacggtctggatgagtgtcgacttcctctggacttccacagcaaggagcccctggctgatgctacagagcccacctcagtggatgtgctgctgacaaacctcatcagggggaagctgcttccctctgctcgcctctggataaccacacgacctgcagcagccaatcagatcccttcTAGCTGcgttggcatggtgacagaggtcagagggttcactgaccctcagaaggaggagtacttcaggaagaggtTCAGAGGTAAgaagcaggccagcaggatcatctcccacatccagacatcccgaagcctccacatcatgtgccacatcccggtcttctgctggatcactgctacagttctggaggatgtgttggacaccagagagggagcagagctgcccagcaccctgactgagatgtacatccacttcctggtggttcaggccaaagtgaagaagctcaagtatgatggaggagctgcgacagatccacactggagtccagagagcaggaagatgattgagtctctgggaaaactggcttttgagcagctgcagaaaggaaacctgatcttctatgaatcagacctgacagagtgtggcatcgatatctcagcagcctcagtgtactcaggagtgttcacacagatctttagagaggagagagggctgtaccaggagaaggtgttctgcttcatccatctgagtgttcaggagtttctggctgctcttcatgtgcatctgaccttcatcaactctggactcaacctgatggGAGAACAACAAAAGAGGTTTAAATcattcaaagacaaaaaaaatctaaagtatctccatcagagtgctgtgaacaaggccttagagagtccaaatggacacctggacctgttcctgcgcttcctcctgggtctttccctgcagaccaatcagaggctcctacgaggcctgctgacacagacaggaagtagctcacagaccaatcaggaaacagtcgaTCACATCAAGGAGAAGATCGGtgagaatctgtctgcagagagaagcatcaatctgttccactgtctgaatgaactgaatgatcgttctctggtgaAGGAGATCCAACAGTCCCTGAGTTCAGGACGTCTCTCCACAGATgaactgtctcctgctcagtggtcagctctgggcttcatcttactgtcatcaggaaaacatctggatgtgtttgagctgaagaaatactctgcttcagaggaggttcttctgaggctgctgccagtggtcaaagcctccaacaaagctgt ACTGAGcgactgtaacctctcagagagaagctgtgcagctctgtcctcagctctcagctcccagtcctccagcctgacagaactggacctgagtaacaacaacctgcaggattcagggctgaagcagctgtctgttggacTGCAGAGTCCAAACTGTAACCTGGAAGCTCTCAG cctgtcaggctgtctgatcacagaggaaggctgtgcttttctggtctcagctctgacctccaacccctcccatctgagagagctggacctgagctacaaccatccaggagacTCAGCAGTGAAGCAGCTCTCAGCTGGACTGGAGGATCCACAGTGGAGGCTGGACACTCTCAG ggtggagcctgctggagaacgatggctgacaccagggctgaggaagt attcctgccaactcacaatcgacacaaacacagtgaacagagaactgaaactgtctgacaacaacaggaaggtgacacgtGTGAAGGAGGatcagtcatatcctgatcatccagacaggtttgatAACTGGCCTCAGTTtctgtgtagaaatgttctgactggtcgtTGGTACTGGGAGgttgagaggagaggagacgtTGATATATCAGTtagttacagaggaatcagcaggagaggaggaggcagagaccGTGAGTTTGGAAGGAATGGTCAGTCCTGGAGTCTGttctgctctgatggaggtaaatACTCTGTCTGGCACAATAACAGAGAAAGAtccatcccctcctcctcctcctcctcctcctcctcctcctctgtctgtaacagagcagcagtgtatgtggaccgtcctgctggcactctgtcattctacagagtctcctctgacacactgatccacctccacaccttcagcaccacattcactgaagaacctctgcatcctggatttgGGTTCTGGTCACCTGGttcctggttgtctctgtgctga